Proteins encoded within one genomic window of Ranitomeya variabilis isolate aRanVar5 chromosome 4, aRanVar5.hap1, whole genome shotgun sequence:
- the CBFA2T2 gene encoding protein CBFA2T2 isoform X3 produces MPGSPMDVKIHSRSSPPTMAPLPPVNPSGPRPVSFPPSSLSNGMNHSPPSLNGAPSPPQRSSNGPSSSSSSSLANQQLPATCGVRQLSKLKRFLTTLQQFGNDISPEIGEKVRTLVLALVNSTITIEEFHCKLQEATNFPLRPFVIPFLKANLPLLQRELLHCARAAKQTPSQYLAQHEHILLNTNTSSPSDSSELLMEVNGNGKRHSPERREDNCFEREPLPPEPTIKRVCTISPAPRHSPALSLPLLNNSSQFHPTPPPLQHYTLDDIPGSQLYREPLGKIVECRDGRERHHAVTGGINGGLNNGYQEELVDHRLTEREWAEEWKHLDHALNCIMEMVEKTKRSMAVLRRCQEVDRDELNYWKRRYSESSELRKGSEHLSRQFSPTSTDSGTSDSQRDFGSRIGGNYVTEEIWRKAVNSTININLPPPYTEEAVNEVKRQAMSEVQKAVTEAEKKACETIALERARMDQTIADAKRRAAEDAFLVVNEQEESTESCWNCGRKASETCSGCNIARYCGSFCQHKDWEKHHRICGQTLHGPSKPLTPIRSLVPKPSDPILLSPAVERSSNATSRSSTPASVTAVESL; encoded by the exons ATGCCTGGGTCTCCCATGGATGTGAAGATTCATTCACGATCCTCACCTCCTACCATGGCACCTTTGCCACCTGTAAACCCAAGTGGCCCACGGCCTGTGTCCTTCCCACCCTCGTCAC TTTCTAATGGAATGAACCATTCTCCTCCATCCCTGAACGGAGCTCCATCTCCACCACAGCGCTCCAGCAATGGTCCttcatcatcctcatcctcctctctAGCCAATCAGCAGCTCCCTGCCACGTGTGGAGTAAGGCAGCTCAGCAAGCTGAAGAGGTTCCTCACCACATTACAGCAGTTTGGCAACGATATCTCTCCAGAGATTGGGGAAAAGGTCCGAACCCTTGTTCTTGCTCTGGTG AATTCCACTATAACCATAGAAGAATTTCACTGCAAACTCCAGGAGGCCACCAACTTCCCTCTACGACCCTTTGTCATCCCTTTCCTCAAG GCCAACTTGCCGCTTCTCCAGAGGGAGCTGCTGCACTGCGCTCGTGCTGCCAAGCAAACTCCCTCACAGTACTTGGCGCAACATGAACACATCCTCCTCAATACTAACACTTCTTCTCCATCTGACTCCTCCGAGCTGcttatggaagtcaatgggaacggAAAGAGACATAGCCCAGAGAG GAGAGAAGATAATTGCTTTGAAAGAGAGCCTTTACCCCCAGAGCCAACAATTAAGAGGGTGTGCACCATCAGCCCAGCCCCCCGACACAGCCCAGCTCTATCTTTGCCCCTCTTGAACAATTCCAGCCAGTTTCACCCCACCCCTCCACCCCTGCAGCACTACACGCTGGATGATATACCTGGATCACAGTTGTACAGGGAACCTCTGGGCAAGATTGTGGAGTGCAGAGATGGAAGGGAGCGCCACCACGCTGTGACAGGAG GAATCAATGGTGGCTTAAACAATGGTTACCAAGAAGAACTTGTAGATCACCGGCTGACGGAGAGAGAATGGGCAGAGGAATGGAAACATTTGGATCAC GCCTTGAATTGCATCATGGAGATGGTGGAAAAGACGAAACGCTCTATGGCAGTGCTGCGCAGGTGTCAGGAGGTGGATAGGGATGAGCTGAATTACTGGAAGAGGCGTTACAGCGAGTCCTCTGAGCTTAGGAAAGGAAGTGAACACTTAAGCAGACAGTTCAGTCCAACATCAACTGACTCGGGCACCAGTG ACTCTCAGAGGGACTTTGGAAGCCGAATTGGAGGGAATTATGTCACTGAAGAAATCTGGAGGAAAGCAG TAAATTCGACCATCAACATTAACCTCCCTCCTCCCTACACAGAAGAAGCGGTTAATGAGGTGAAGCGACAGGCCATGTCTGAGGTTCAAAAGGCGGTAACTGAGGCCGAAAAGAAAGCGTGTGAGACAATCGCTTTGGAGAGGGCCAGGATGGATCAGACTATTGCCGATGCCAAGAGGAGGGCAGCTGAAGACGCATTCCTCGTAGTAAATGAGCAGGAGGAGTCAACCGAG AGCTGTTGGAACTGTGGACGTAAGGCTAGCGAGACATGCAGCGGGTGTAACATTGCTCGCTACTGCGGATCATTCTGCCAGCACAAAGACTGGGAAAAGCATCATCGTATCTGTGGGCAGACACTACATGGTCCTTCCAAGCCACTAACTCCTATCCGCTCCTTAGTACCCAAACCCTCAGACCCCATTTTGCTTAGTCCCGCTGTGGAACGGTCATCCAATGCCACCTCACGCTCCTCCACTCCTGCGTCTGTCACCGCTGTCGAAAGCTTGTGA
- the CBFA2T2 gene encoding protein CBFA2T2 isoform X4, giving the protein MPGSPMDVKIHSRSSPPTMAPLPPVNPSGPRPVSFPPSSLSNGMNHSPPSLNGAPSPPQRSSNGPSSSSSSSLANQQLPATCGVRQLSKLKRFLTTLQQFGNDISPEIGEKVRTLVLALVNSTITIEEFHCKLQEATNFPLRPFVIPFLKANLPLLQRELLHCARAAKQTPSQYLAQHEHILLNTNTSSPSDSSELLMEVNGNGKRHSPERREDNCFEREPLPPEPTIKRVCTISPAPRHSPALSLPLLNNSSQFHPTPPPLQHYTLDDIPGSQLYREPLGKIVECRDGRERHHAVTGGINGGLNNGYQEELVDHRLTEREWAEEWKHLDHALNCIMEMVEKTKRSMAVLRRCQEVDRDELNYWKRRYSESSELRKGSEHLSRQFSPTSTDSGTSDSQRDFGSRIGGNYVTEEIWRKAEEAVNEVKRQAMSEVQKAVTEAEKKACETIALERARMDQTIADAKRRAAEDAFLVVNEQEESTESCWNCGRKASETCSGCNIARYCGSFCQHKDWEKHHRICGQTLHGPSKPLTPIRSLVPKPSDPILLSPAVERSSNATSRSSTPASVTAVESL; this is encoded by the exons ATGCCTGGGTCTCCCATGGATGTGAAGATTCATTCACGATCCTCACCTCCTACCATGGCACCTTTGCCACCTGTAAACCCAAGTGGCCCACGGCCTGTGTCCTTCCCACCCTCGTCAC TTTCTAATGGAATGAACCATTCTCCTCCATCCCTGAACGGAGCTCCATCTCCACCACAGCGCTCCAGCAATGGTCCttcatcatcctcatcctcctctctAGCCAATCAGCAGCTCCCTGCCACGTGTGGAGTAAGGCAGCTCAGCAAGCTGAAGAGGTTCCTCACCACATTACAGCAGTTTGGCAACGATATCTCTCCAGAGATTGGGGAAAAGGTCCGAACCCTTGTTCTTGCTCTGGTG AATTCCACTATAACCATAGAAGAATTTCACTGCAAACTCCAGGAGGCCACCAACTTCCCTCTACGACCCTTTGTCATCCCTTTCCTCAAG GCCAACTTGCCGCTTCTCCAGAGGGAGCTGCTGCACTGCGCTCGTGCTGCCAAGCAAACTCCCTCACAGTACTTGGCGCAACATGAACACATCCTCCTCAATACTAACACTTCTTCTCCATCTGACTCCTCCGAGCTGcttatggaagtcaatgggaacggAAAGAGACATAGCCCAGAGAG GAGAGAAGATAATTGCTTTGAAAGAGAGCCTTTACCCCCAGAGCCAACAATTAAGAGGGTGTGCACCATCAGCCCAGCCCCCCGACACAGCCCAGCTCTATCTTTGCCCCTCTTGAACAATTCCAGCCAGTTTCACCCCACCCCTCCACCCCTGCAGCACTACACGCTGGATGATATACCTGGATCACAGTTGTACAGGGAACCTCTGGGCAAGATTGTGGAGTGCAGAGATGGAAGGGAGCGCCACCACGCTGTGACAGGAG GAATCAATGGTGGCTTAAACAATGGTTACCAAGAAGAACTTGTAGATCACCGGCTGACGGAGAGAGAATGGGCAGAGGAATGGAAACATTTGGATCAC GCCTTGAATTGCATCATGGAGATGGTGGAAAAGACGAAACGCTCTATGGCAGTGCTGCGCAGGTGTCAGGAGGTGGATAGGGATGAGCTGAATTACTGGAAGAGGCGTTACAGCGAGTCCTCTGAGCTTAGGAAAGGAAGTGAACACTTAAGCAGACAGTTCAGTCCAACATCAACTGACTCGGGCACCAGTG ACTCTCAGAGGGACTTTGGAAGCCGAATTGGAGGGAATTATGTCACTGAAGAAATCTGGAGGAAAGCAG AAGAAGCGGTTAATGAGGTGAAGCGACAGGCCATGTCTGAGGTTCAAAAGGCGGTAACTGAGGCCGAAAAGAAAGCGTGTGAGACAATCGCTTTGGAGAGGGCCAGGATGGATCAGACTATTGCCGATGCCAAGAGGAGGGCAGCTGAAGACGCATTCCTCGTAGTAAATGAGCAGGAGGAGTCAACCGAG AGCTGTTGGAACTGTGGACGTAAGGCTAGCGAGACATGCAGCGGGTGTAACATTGCTCGCTACTGCGGATCATTCTGCCAGCACAAAGACTGGGAAAAGCATCATCGTATCTGTGGGCAGACACTACATGGTCCTTCCAAGCCACTAACTCCTATCCGCTCCTTAGTACCCAAACCCTCAGACCCCATTTTGCTTAGTCCCGCTGTGGAACGGTCATCCAATGCCACCTCACGCTCCTCCACTCCTGCGTCTGTCACCGCTGTCGAAAGCTTGTGA
- the CBFA2T2 gene encoding protein CBFA2T2 isoform X1 → MVGIPGSFQFTGDKRLPSMPGSPMDVKIHSRSSPPTMAPLPPVNPSGPRPVSFPPSSLSNGMNHSPPSLNGAPSPPQRSSNGPSSSSSSSLANQQLPATCGVRQLSKLKRFLTTLQQFGNDISPEIGEKVRTLVLALVNSTITIEEFHCKLQEATNFPLRPFVIPFLKANLPLLQRELLHCARAAKQTPSQYLAQHEHILLNTNTSSPSDSSELLMEVNGNGKRHSPERREDNCFEREPLPPEPTIKRVCTISPAPRHSPALSLPLLNNSSQFHPTPPPLQHYTLDDIPGSQLYREPLGKIVECRDGRERHHAVTGGINGGLNNGYQEELVDHRLTEREWAEEWKHLDHALNCIMEMVEKTKRSMAVLRRCQEVDRDELNYWKRRYSESSELRKGSEHLSRQFSPTSTDSGTSDSQRDFGSRIGGNYVTEEIWRKAVNSTININLPPPYTEEAVNEVKRQAMSEVQKAVTEAEKKACETIALERARMDQTIADAKRRAAEDAFLVVNEQEESTESCWNCGRKASETCSGCNIARYCGSFCQHKDWEKHHRICGQTLHGPSKPLTPIRSLVPKPSDPILLSPAVERSSNATSRSSTPASVTAVESL, encoded by the exons TCACTGGAGATAAGAGGCTGCCTTCAATGCCTGGGTCTCCCATGGATGTGAAGATTCATTCACGATCCTCACCTCCTACCATGGCACCTTTGCCACCTGTAAACCCAAGTGGCCCACGGCCTGTGTCCTTCCCACCCTCGTCAC TTTCTAATGGAATGAACCATTCTCCTCCATCCCTGAACGGAGCTCCATCTCCACCACAGCGCTCCAGCAATGGTCCttcatcatcctcatcctcctctctAGCCAATCAGCAGCTCCCTGCCACGTGTGGAGTAAGGCAGCTCAGCAAGCTGAAGAGGTTCCTCACCACATTACAGCAGTTTGGCAACGATATCTCTCCAGAGATTGGGGAAAAGGTCCGAACCCTTGTTCTTGCTCTGGTG AATTCCACTATAACCATAGAAGAATTTCACTGCAAACTCCAGGAGGCCACCAACTTCCCTCTACGACCCTTTGTCATCCCTTTCCTCAAG GCCAACTTGCCGCTTCTCCAGAGGGAGCTGCTGCACTGCGCTCGTGCTGCCAAGCAAACTCCCTCACAGTACTTGGCGCAACATGAACACATCCTCCTCAATACTAACACTTCTTCTCCATCTGACTCCTCCGAGCTGcttatggaagtcaatgggaacggAAAGAGACATAGCCCAGAGAG GAGAGAAGATAATTGCTTTGAAAGAGAGCCTTTACCCCCAGAGCCAACAATTAAGAGGGTGTGCACCATCAGCCCAGCCCCCCGACACAGCCCAGCTCTATCTTTGCCCCTCTTGAACAATTCCAGCCAGTTTCACCCCACCCCTCCACCCCTGCAGCACTACACGCTGGATGATATACCTGGATCACAGTTGTACAGGGAACCTCTGGGCAAGATTGTGGAGTGCAGAGATGGAAGGGAGCGCCACCACGCTGTGACAGGAG GAATCAATGGTGGCTTAAACAATGGTTACCAAGAAGAACTTGTAGATCACCGGCTGACGGAGAGAGAATGGGCAGAGGAATGGAAACATTTGGATCAC GCCTTGAATTGCATCATGGAGATGGTGGAAAAGACGAAACGCTCTATGGCAGTGCTGCGCAGGTGTCAGGAGGTGGATAGGGATGAGCTGAATTACTGGAAGAGGCGTTACAGCGAGTCCTCTGAGCTTAGGAAAGGAAGTGAACACTTAAGCAGACAGTTCAGTCCAACATCAACTGACTCGGGCACCAGTG ACTCTCAGAGGGACTTTGGAAGCCGAATTGGAGGGAATTATGTCACTGAAGAAATCTGGAGGAAAGCAG TAAATTCGACCATCAACATTAACCTCCCTCCTCCCTACACAGAAGAAGCGGTTAATGAGGTGAAGCGACAGGCCATGTCTGAGGTTCAAAAGGCGGTAACTGAGGCCGAAAAGAAAGCGTGTGAGACAATCGCTTTGGAGAGGGCCAGGATGGATCAGACTATTGCCGATGCCAAGAGGAGGGCAGCTGAAGACGCATTCCTCGTAGTAAATGAGCAGGAGGAGTCAACCGAG AGCTGTTGGAACTGTGGACGTAAGGCTAGCGAGACATGCAGCGGGTGTAACATTGCTCGCTACTGCGGATCATTCTGCCAGCACAAAGACTGGGAAAAGCATCATCGTATCTGTGGGCAGACACTACATGGTCCTTCCAAGCCACTAACTCCTATCCGCTCCTTAGTACCCAAACCCTCAGACCCCATTTTGCTTAGTCCCGCTGTGGAACGGTCATCCAATGCCACCTCACGCTCCTCCACTCCTGCGTCTGTCACCGCTGTCGAAAGCTTGTGA
- the CBFA2T2 gene encoding protein CBFA2T2 isoform X2, with protein sequence MVGIPGSFQFTGDKRLPSMPGSPMDVKIHSRSSPPTMAPLPPVNPSGPRPVSFPPSSLSNGMNHSPPSLNGAPSPPQRSSNGPSSSSSSSLANQQLPATCGVRQLSKLKRFLTTLQQFGNDISPEIGEKVRTLVLALVNSTITIEEFHCKLQEATNFPLRPFVIPFLKANLPLLQRELLHCARAAKQTPSQYLAQHEHILLNTNTSSPSDSSELLMEVNGNGKRHSPERREDNCFEREPLPPEPTIKRVCTISPAPRHSPALSLPLLNNSSQFHPTPPPLQHYTLDDIPGSQLYREPLGKIVECRDGRERHHAVTGGINGGLNNGYQEELVDHRLTEREWAEEWKHLDHALNCIMEMVEKTKRSMAVLRRCQEVDRDELNYWKRRYSESSELRKGSEHLSRQFSPTSTDSGTSDSQRDFGSRIGGNYVTEEIWRKAEEAVNEVKRQAMSEVQKAVTEAEKKACETIALERARMDQTIADAKRRAAEDAFLVVNEQEESTESCWNCGRKASETCSGCNIARYCGSFCQHKDWEKHHRICGQTLHGPSKPLTPIRSLVPKPSDPILLSPAVERSSNATSRSSTPASVTAVESL encoded by the exons TCACTGGAGATAAGAGGCTGCCTTCAATGCCTGGGTCTCCCATGGATGTGAAGATTCATTCACGATCCTCACCTCCTACCATGGCACCTTTGCCACCTGTAAACCCAAGTGGCCCACGGCCTGTGTCCTTCCCACCCTCGTCAC TTTCTAATGGAATGAACCATTCTCCTCCATCCCTGAACGGAGCTCCATCTCCACCACAGCGCTCCAGCAATGGTCCttcatcatcctcatcctcctctctAGCCAATCAGCAGCTCCCTGCCACGTGTGGAGTAAGGCAGCTCAGCAAGCTGAAGAGGTTCCTCACCACATTACAGCAGTTTGGCAACGATATCTCTCCAGAGATTGGGGAAAAGGTCCGAACCCTTGTTCTTGCTCTGGTG AATTCCACTATAACCATAGAAGAATTTCACTGCAAACTCCAGGAGGCCACCAACTTCCCTCTACGACCCTTTGTCATCCCTTTCCTCAAG GCCAACTTGCCGCTTCTCCAGAGGGAGCTGCTGCACTGCGCTCGTGCTGCCAAGCAAACTCCCTCACAGTACTTGGCGCAACATGAACACATCCTCCTCAATACTAACACTTCTTCTCCATCTGACTCCTCCGAGCTGcttatggaagtcaatgggaacggAAAGAGACATAGCCCAGAGAG GAGAGAAGATAATTGCTTTGAAAGAGAGCCTTTACCCCCAGAGCCAACAATTAAGAGGGTGTGCACCATCAGCCCAGCCCCCCGACACAGCCCAGCTCTATCTTTGCCCCTCTTGAACAATTCCAGCCAGTTTCACCCCACCCCTCCACCCCTGCAGCACTACACGCTGGATGATATACCTGGATCACAGTTGTACAGGGAACCTCTGGGCAAGATTGTGGAGTGCAGAGATGGAAGGGAGCGCCACCACGCTGTGACAGGAG GAATCAATGGTGGCTTAAACAATGGTTACCAAGAAGAACTTGTAGATCACCGGCTGACGGAGAGAGAATGGGCAGAGGAATGGAAACATTTGGATCAC GCCTTGAATTGCATCATGGAGATGGTGGAAAAGACGAAACGCTCTATGGCAGTGCTGCGCAGGTGTCAGGAGGTGGATAGGGATGAGCTGAATTACTGGAAGAGGCGTTACAGCGAGTCCTCTGAGCTTAGGAAAGGAAGTGAACACTTAAGCAGACAGTTCAGTCCAACATCAACTGACTCGGGCACCAGTG ACTCTCAGAGGGACTTTGGAAGCCGAATTGGAGGGAATTATGTCACTGAAGAAATCTGGAGGAAAGCAG AAGAAGCGGTTAATGAGGTGAAGCGACAGGCCATGTCTGAGGTTCAAAAGGCGGTAACTGAGGCCGAAAAGAAAGCGTGTGAGACAATCGCTTTGGAGAGGGCCAGGATGGATCAGACTATTGCCGATGCCAAGAGGAGGGCAGCTGAAGACGCATTCCTCGTAGTAAATGAGCAGGAGGAGTCAACCGAG AGCTGTTGGAACTGTGGACGTAAGGCTAGCGAGACATGCAGCGGGTGTAACATTGCTCGCTACTGCGGATCATTCTGCCAGCACAAAGACTGGGAAAAGCATCATCGTATCTGTGGGCAGACACTACATGGTCCTTCCAAGCCACTAACTCCTATCCGCTCCTTAGTACCCAAACCCTCAGACCCCATTTTGCTTAGTCCCGCTGTGGAACGGTCATCCAATGCCACCTCACGCTCCTCCACTCCTGCGTCTGTCACCGCTGTCGAAAGCTTGTGA
- the CBFA2T2 gene encoding protein CBFA2T2 isoform X6, protein MVGIPGSFQFSNGMNHSPPSLNGAPSPPQRSSNGPSSSSSSSLANQQLPATCGVRQLSKLKRFLTTLQQFGNDISPEIGEKVRTLVLALVNSTITIEEFHCKLQEATNFPLRPFVIPFLKANLPLLQRELLHCARAAKQTPSQYLAQHEHILLNTNTSSPSDSSELLMEVNGNGKRHSPERREDNCFEREPLPPEPTIKRVCTISPAPRHSPALSLPLLNNSSQFHPTPPPLQHYTLDDIPGSQLYREPLGKIVECRDGRERHHAVTGGINGGLNNGYQEELVDHRLTEREWAEEWKHLDHALNCIMEMVEKTKRSMAVLRRCQEVDRDELNYWKRRYSESSELRKGSEHLSRQFSPTSTDSGTSDSQRDFGSRIGGNYVTEEIWRKAEEAVNEVKRQAMSEVQKAVTEAEKKACETIALERARMDQTIADAKRRAAEDAFLVVNEQEESTESCWNCGRKASETCSGCNIARYCGSFCQHKDWEKHHRICGQTLHGPSKPLTPIRSLVPKPSDPILLSPAVERSSNATSRSSTPASVTAVESL, encoded by the exons TTTCTAATGGAATGAACCATTCTCCTCCATCCCTGAACGGAGCTCCATCTCCACCACAGCGCTCCAGCAATGGTCCttcatcatcctcatcctcctctctAGCCAATCAGCAGCTCCCTGCCACGTGTGGAGTAAGGCAGCTCAGCAAGCTGAAGAGGTTCCTCACCACATTACAGCAGTTTGGCAACGATATCTCTCCAGAGATTGGGGAAAAGGTCCGAACCCTTGTTCTTGCTCTGGTG AATTCCACTATAACCATAGAAGAATTTCACTGCAAACTCCAGGAGGCCACCAACTTCCCTCTACGACCCTTTGTCATCCCTTTCCTCAAG GCCAACTTGCCGCTTCTCCAGAGGGAGCTGCTGCACTGCGCTCGTGCTGCCAAGCAAACTCCCTCACAGTACTTGGCGCAACATGAACACATCCTCCTCAATACTAACACTTCTTCTCCATCTGACTCCTCCGAGCTGcttatggaagtcaatgggaacggAAAGAGACATAGCCCAGAGAG GAGAGAAGATAATTGCTTTGAAAGAGAGCCTTTACCCCCAGAGCCAACAATTAAGAGGGTGTGCACCATCAGCCCAGCCCCCCGACACAGCCCAGCTCTATCTTTGCCCCTCTTGAACAATTCCAGCCAGTTTCACCCCACCCCTCCACCCCTGCAGCACTACACGCTGGATGATATACCTGGATCACAGTTGTACAGGGAACCTCTGGGCAAGATTGTGGAGTGCAGAGATGGAAGGGAGCGCCACCACGCTGTGACAGGAG GAATCAATGGTGGCTTAAACAATGGTTACCAAGAAGAACTTGTAGATCACCGGCTGACGGAGAGAGAATGGGCAGAGGAATGGAAACATTTGGATCAC GCCTTGAATTGCATCATGGAGATGGTGGAAAAGACGAAACGCTCTATGGCAGTGCTGCGCAGGTGTCAGGAGGTGGATAGGGATGAGCTGAATTACTGGAAGAGGCGTTACAGCGAGTCCTCTGAGCTTAGGAAAGGAAGTGAACACTTAAGCAGACAGTTCAGTCCAACATCAACTGACTCGGGCACCAGTG ACTCTCAGAGGGACTTTGGAAGCCGAATTGGAGGGAATTATGTCACTGAAGAAATCTGGAGGAAAGCAG AAGAAGCGGTTAATGAGGTGAAGCGACAGGCCATGTCTGAGGTTCAAAAGGCGGTAACTGAGGCCGAAAAGAAAGCGTGTGAGACAATCGCTTTGGAGAGGGCCAGGATGGATCAGACTATTGCCGATGCCAAGAGGAGGGCAGCTGAAGACGCATTCCTCGTAGTAAATGAGCAGGAGGAGTCAACCGAG AGCTGTTGGAACTGTGGACGTAAGGCTAGCGAGACATGCAGCGGGTGTAACATTGCTCGCTACTGCGGATCATTCTGCCAGCACAAAGACTGGGAAAAGCATCATCGTATCTGTGGGCAGACACTACATGGTCCTTCCAAGCCACTAACTCCTATCCGCTCCTTAGTACCCAAACCCTCAGACCCCATTTTGCTTAGTCCCGCTGTGGAACGGTCATCCAATGCCACCTCACGCTCCTCCACTCCTGCGTCTGTCACCGCTGTCGAAAGCTTGTGA
- the CBFA2T2 gene encoding protein CBFA2T2 isoform X5: MVGIPGSFQFSNGMNHSPPSLNGAPSPPQRSSNGPSSSSSSSLANQQLPATCGVRQLSKLKRFLTTLQQFGNDISPEIGEKVRTLVLALVNSTITIEEFHCKLQEATNFPLRPFVIPFLKANLPLLQRELLHCARAAKQTPSQYLAQHEHILLNTNTSSPSDSSELLMEVNGNGKRHSPERREDNCFEREPLPPEPTIKRVCTISPAPRHSPALSLPLLNNSSQFHPTPPPLQHYTLDDIPGSQLYREPLGKIVECRDGRERHHAVTGGINGGLNNGYQEELVDHRLTEREWAEEWKHLDHALNCIMEMVEKTKRSMAVLRRCQEVDRDELNYWKRRYSESSELRKGSEHLSRQFSPTSTDSGTSDSQRDFGSRIGGNYVTEEIWRKAVNSTININLPPPYTEEAVNEVKRQAMSEVQKAVTEAEKKACETIALERARMDQTIADAKRRAAEDAFLVVNEQEESTESCWNCGRKASETCSGCNIARYCGSFCQHKDWEKHHRICGQTLHGPSKPLTPIRSLVPKPSDPILLSPAVERSSNATSRSSTPASVTAVESL, encoded by the exons TTTCTAATGGAATGAACCATTCTCCTCCATCCCTGAACGGAGCTCCATCTCCACCACAGCGCTCCAGCAATGGTCCttcatcatcctcatcctcctctctAGCCAATCAGCAGCTCCCTGCCACGTGTGGAGTAAGGCAGCTCAGCAAGCTGAAGAGGTTCCTCACCACATTACAGCAGTTTGGCAACGATATCTCTCCAGAGATTGGGGAAAAGGTCCGAACCCTTGTTCTTGCTCTGGTG AATTCCACTATAACCATAGAAGAATTTCACTGCAAACTCCAGGAGGCCACCAACTTCCCTCTACGACCCTTTGTCATCCCTTTCCTCAAG GCCAACTTGCCGCTTCTCCAGAGGGAGCTGCTGCACTGCGCTCGTGCTGCCAAGCAAACTCCCTCACAGTACTTGGCGCAACATGAACACATCCTCCTCAATACTAACACTTCTTCTCCATCTGACTCCTCCGAGCTGcttatggaagtcaatgggaacggAAAGAGACATAGCCCAGAGAG GAGAGAAGATAATTGCTTTGAAAGAGAGCCTTTACCCCCAGAGCCAACAATTAAGAGGGTGTGCACCATCAGCCCAGCCCCCCGACACAGCCCAGCTCTATCTTTGCCCCTCTTGAACAATTCCAGCCAGTTTCACCCCACCCCTCCACCCCTGCAGCACTACACGCTGGATGATATACCTGGATCACAGTTGTACAGGGAACCTCTGGGCAAGATTGTGGAGTGCAGAGATGGAAGGGAGCGCCACCACGCTGTGACAGGAG GAATCAATGGTGGCTTAAACAATGGTTACCAAGAAGAACTTGTAGATCACCGGCTGACGGAGAGAGAATGGGCAGAGGAATGGAAACATTTGGATCAC GCCTTGAATTGCATCATGGAGATGGTGGAAAAGACGAAACGCTCTATGGCAGTGCTGCGCAGGTGTCAGGAGGTGGATAGGGATGAGCTGAATTACTGGAAGAGGCGTTACAGCGAGTCCTCTGAGCTTAGGAAAGGAAGTGAACACTTAAGCAGACAGTTCAGTCCAACATCAACTGACTCGGGCACCAGTG ACTCTCAGAGGGACTTTGGAAGCCGAATTGGAGGGAATTATGTCACTGAAGAAATCTGGAGGAAAGCAG TAAATTCGACCATCAACATTAACCTCCCTCCTCCCTACACAGAAGAAGCGGTTAATGAGGTGAAGCGACAGGCCATGTCTGAGGTTCAAAAGGCGGTAACTGAGGCCGAAAAGAAAGCGTGTGAGACAATCGCTTTGGAGAGGGCCAGGATGGATCAGACTATTGCCGATGCCAAGAGGAGGGCAGCTGAAGACGCATTCCTCGTAGTAAATGAGCAGGAGGAGTCAACCGAG AGCTGTTGGAACTGTGGACGTAAGGCTAGCGAGACATGCAGCGGGTGTAACATTGCTCGCTACTGCGGATCATTCTGCCAGCACAAAGACTGGGAAAAGCATCATCGTATCTGTGGGCAGACACTACATGGTCCTTCCAAGCCACTAACTCCTATCCGCTCCTTAGTACCCAAACCCTCAGACCCCATTTTGCTTAGTCCCGCTGTGGAACGGTCATCCAATGCCACCTCACGCTCCTCCACTCCTGCGTCTGTCACCGCTGTCGAAAGCTTGTGA